From the Lolium rigidum isolate FL_2022 chromosome 2, APGP_CSIRO_Lrig_0.1, whole genome shotgun sequence genome, one window contains:
- the LOC124688010 gene encoding expansin-B11-like, protein MAETCTLALLVALVVLSLLVSPIACQSSSRKLAAKPVVKPAASAAYGSAGGWLAAGATYYGSPNGDGGEGGACGYQTAVGLPPFSSMISAGSTPLFLKGLGCGACYNVMCSSHKACSGKPVTVVITDLSPGNLYPGEPAHFDMSGTALGAMAKPGKADQLRNGGVIRVQYKRVPCKYPGVKITFRVDQGSNPFYFKTLIEFQNGDGDLKAVALKQAGSRSWMPMAHDWGALWRCNNGQRLRGPFSLKLTSGSGRKLLVNNVIPANWSPGGTYRSLVNYP, encoded by the exons ATGGCCGAAACTTGCACCTTAGCGCTACTCGTCGCGCTGGTGGTGCTCTCACTTCTTGTGAGCCCCATTGCTTGCCAGAGCTCCTCCCGCAAGCTTGCCGCCAAGCCTGTAGTCAAACCCGCTGCTTCGGCCGCCTACGGCTCAGCAGGTGGCTGGTTAGCCGCCGGCGCGACGTATTACGGAAGCCCCAACGGCGACGGAGGGGAAG GTGGCGCGTGCGGATACCAAACCGCTGTCGGGCTACCGCCGTTCTCGTCGATGATCTCCGCCGGAAGCACACCACTGTTCTTGAAAGGTTTGGGCTGCGGTGCCTGCTATAAT GTTATGTGCTCGAGTCACAAGGCCTGCTCTGGCAAGCCTGTGACCGTCGTCATCACCGACTTGAGCCCCGGCAATCTCTACCCCGGCGAGCCGGCCCATTTCGACATGAGCGGCACCGCCTTGGGCGCCATGGCCAAGCCTGGCAAGGCCGACCAACTCCGTAACGGTGGTGTCATCAGAGTCCAGTACAAGAG GGTGCCATGCAAGTACCCTGGCGTGAAGATTACCTTCAGGGTGGACCAGGGCTCCAACCCGTTCTACTTCAAGACCCTGATCGAGTTCCAGAACGGCGACGGTGACCTCAAGGCCGTCGCCCTCAAGCAGGCCGGCAGCCGCTCCTGGATGCCCATGGCGCATGACTGGGGTGCATTGTGGCGCTGCAACAATGGCCAGAGGCTGCGCGGGCCCTTCTCGCTCAAGCTCACCTCCGGCTCCGGGAGGAAGCTCCTCGTCAACAACGTCATCCCTGCCAACTGGAGTCCCGGGGGCACGTACCGCTCCTTGGTCAACTACCCCTGA